The Clavelina lepadiformis chromosome 3, kaClaLepa1.1, whole genome shotgun sequence region TTAAACTCTTGTTTTTCCGTATCCTCAAAGCATTTTTATAATACTGTACAAGTTATTAAACGGCATTGATCCAGAGATGAGCGACAGTTATTAATATATATTGAACATTTACGAGGAAAATGttgaagaaaaacatttcacatGACAAGAACAGGTTCGTAAGTCTTAAGCCTTCGCAGTATTACCGTCATCTGATGGCTGTAACAGAATTCATATTTCATACAAATGCAATCTAAATAGTATAAGCGAAAGAAGATAATACTTGTAAAAGACTGTGCATTTGTAGAAGATTGTTTCAACCTATGATTTTAGTTCACCAAAGCCGACTATAACGGGGTTCATAATACTATTGAAATATCTCACTTATATTCCGTAATCACAACTATAGATGATTGATATTCATTTAACTCTAGGCAAATGAGAATATTGCCAATTGACAATTGGCGCCGGTGCGTGCAATCGTCATTCATTAAAAACCTTTGTCAGTTACAGAGATACTACATTATTTGCAGTGTAAAGCATTTTCCAAGTTATTCCATCATCTAATTTACACAATTAGTTCGGCAGCCTACCCAGCACattacaagaaaatatttaacacGTTGAAAATACATCAAGCTTTACAAAGAATCTGTACTGTGTAGGGTTTTGTTTTCACGGAACATCAACAGTGCCATCATGTCGGCCAGTTTTCGTTTCATGCAGTttaggtcgacattttcagaATTCGTGGAGTTGTAACGGGACATGTCATTGGTCTTTGTATCTTCATCAAAGCACATGTCAAACCGTCCAATCAGTTTTCGCCATTTATTTTCGGTTATCTATAAGTCAAAATAGTCGGAAATTTAAACTTAGTGGCGAAATGGCGTCAATTTTACATTGAGGTTAATACACACTAGAAGCGGTTATAATTTTTCCTACTCCTAGACGgcatattttataaaaaaaagaaaatctttaCTATTGTTTCTTCAAGTTCACCCTCCATGATGTTTGGACCAGTTATGCTTGTTGCATATTGAAGAGATATCTCAATAACAAAGTCAAGATTCTAAAGAAATAAACCAACATCATTTTGTTTTGCGCCACGTTCAGAATAAACCAGAAGTTTTGCGTACTTTCAATTCAAGTTGTCAATTTTACGGATGTTATCATAAACGACAATGATGATCCTATAACTATCCTGCTGTCATGCCAATTTAGCCACAGACAATTCACTAATATTGACCGTTAGACATTTACGTGCCTGGCCCAGTTTGAGACACTCCGACTTTAGTCTTTGAACTTCGTCTGTTTGGTGGATGGCCAGTTTTCCAAAGTAGATAGAGATTGCCACAAGGCTGGCAACGACGAGACCGACGAAGAAACTGACGCAACTACGGCGAAAGCTTCCATGGGATCTAACAGCAGTCGTCTGTGGCAAACAAACTTCATTAGAACTTTCTATCTAATGTATAGGCTACTAATAATTCACAAAGACGGTAATATACATGGTTTAGATTAGAATTTCATTATACTGGGCTGTATGTAGTTAATTTTgccacaagaaaaaaaatataacaagcAAAATGCACAACCACCAGTTATTGCAATAAGTTAATATTTACTAccttgtaaaatttgtttggtgcAGTCACATAGCGAGAATGCAACTGAACTGGCTTGTCAATGGCGTTAGCTTGATGATAAGGTTGAGTAACGGTATTAGGTCCCCACGTCTCTGTATCAATTGGCAATTGACCCATATTTGAATCTTCTATCCTTTGTAGGCTTTGTagctactgtacagacaaagCAAGTATAGGCTGTAACGTTGCAGTTTCAAGCAAAAATCTTACGCTGCTCAACAACCTTTTCCAGTTTTTTGCCCTAACAACAAGTATGTTGTGATAGCAACAAACCTTGTTCAGACGCTTTGCCATGCTTGGTGACACGATGAGCGTAGCAAATTTTGAACGCAACAATGCACACCAAAATATGTCAAATCATGTTTGTGCTTTATAACTTTGTGGCGTTTGAAGCTTGGATGCGTTAAAAATTTCGAGCGGTGTCATTCATGCGTTAAAAATTAGCTTGAAAGTGAAGCACTTAGTTTGTCATCTcgagaagaagaagaaatgCAGTCCATGATTACTTTATCCTGTGAATTATCATATCACGTTATGCTTCAACCTGACGTTTATAGCTTCATGTCCGTCATGACAAAAGTTCATGTCATTGCGACAtctcaaacaaaaaatgaccGAACGCACAATAGAACGTTTATGTGCGCAGATCtatatatgttttgtttgtatgtAAGAATATGTACAAAAAACTAAATCACGTAAAAGATTAAACTGTTATCAtagtttgacaaaaaatatagTTGGTGTTACGTTACTTTATACGAAATATCCAAGCAACTTTCAAACATATTTCATTAACAACGTTTTAATCAAtcttattttcaatatttttcgaAAACCAAGGTTCATTTATATAATTAATCTAAATAAGCATAGTTTTAACAGAAATTTCgatggaaataaaaaaaaggttaaaaactttattaaaccTATTCGCAAAACCCACTTGTGAAACAGCTTAACATGCGCGTCAGAAACACTCTAAACACTTGACACCAAGCTCTCTTATTCAAGAAATCCACCAGCAAAAGTGGGAGTATTTGCCCAGTGGAATTAAATTGTCTTTATCTAATGTTTCCAAACGAAACTGAAGTAGCCCGTTATAAGCCCAGTATCGTTGTTTTGCGAAGGTTCAAAGTTAAACCTAATAATTGGGTGTTGTTAGAATAGAACTAGGCTAATCGACAGAAATTAACACGTGACAGGTTCAAAGCGCAATCCCCTGTATAAAAGTATATATTTTAGTTATAGTTTACatcaaacacaaaatgtaggctactaagatatttgcatgTAGGCCTAATGCGCAGGACGCAAGGCACAATTTCGGGTTGGACTGTTTTAGATTTTATGCCAAAATTAAAATCTGGTGCGTTTGTGTTTGCAGTTTCTCTATTTTTATAGGCTACTTGGCAACATAATGGCAACTACCGGAGTAGCTTACTTAACCAGCAAAGAAGGCATTGTCAAGGCCGCAGCTGTTATGTTAGGCTGCATCACGTTTGCCCTGGTTATTGAGAGCGGTTACAGTAGAGTGATCGTTGTTTTGGCCGTTTACATCTTGTGTTGGGTCCTGTCTACCTTATCTTATATTTTCTTCATTACTAACCTAGAGGAGAAGTTGCCAAAAGCTATTTCGTATGAGGTAAACATTTGCTTCGTGtatttatcagaaaacatAGTTCGAAAGCTATGAAATGAAGTTAGCCCAATTAGGCCTATGAAGCAGTCTAGCTGATTAGAAGGATGATTCTGAAATTTAAAtccatttcattttaaattttatgctgCAGGCCGCGAATGCATGTCTTTCGGTTGGTTTATTCTTCATGTGCTTGATCGCCAGCGCAGTTCTGGCGATGACGCGCTACTGGGGAAAGCACCTTGAAGAGCGTATAGCTGCTGGATTGGTTGGCTTTGTTTACACAGCAGTTTATGCTGGCGaagtttatcttttaaaagGAAAGGCTCCAAAAAGTTTAGGTATATTTTCTTTGCAGTATATTCTTTttgattgctttttattttacgtATAAGCAACTAGTCAGGATTTGAAGTTGTATTTACGTCGCTGGACGCGCGCGTTCTTGGAACAGGTAGGCCTTTTGGCTAATTTTGTCATACAAAGTGCATTACTAAAACCAAGCAAAGTTACAACAACCTTCAACAACCTATTAAACTTGGCTATTTTTTAGATTTTCTATGGGGGAAAATGGGCTTGCTAAAAGTTGGCGTCTGTGTATCGGGCTGCTTGTCCTTCGCGTTG contains the following coding sequences:
- the LOC143449479 gene encoding uncharacterized protein LOC143449479 translates to MGQLPIDTETWGPNTVTQPYHQANAIDKPVQLHSRYVTAPNKFYKTTAVRSHGSFRRSCVSFFVGLVVASLVAISIYFGKLAIHQTDEVQRLKSECLKLGQNLDFVIEISLQYATSITGPNIMEGELEETIITENKWRKLIGRFDMCFDEDTKTNDMSRYNSTNSENVDLNCMKRKLADMMALLMFRENKTLHSTDSL
- the LOC143449666 gene encoding myeloid-associated differentiation marker-like protein 2, whose protein sequence is MATTGVAYLTSKEGIVKAAAVMLGCITFALVIESGYSRVIVVLAVYILCWVLSTLSYIFFITNLEEKLPKAISYEAANACLSVGLFFMCLIASAVLAMTRYWGKHLEERIAAGLVGFVYTAVYAGEVYLLKGKAPKSLDFLWGKMGLLKVGVCVSGCLSFALLDASDYRCYHPDGCNSARICVLVSYILSWGGSVVILIFRSTPLPTKFQHTDVTDFIWSTFSFLNYLLAAVVLTCYLKCVAFDSHPCGTRLSSVFFGFVTAGLYAIEAYYQRDVLGGNATK